One window from the genome of Musa acuminata AAA Group cultivar baxijiao chromosome BXJ1-4, Cavendish_Baxijiao_AAA, whole genome shotgun sequence encodes:
- the LOC135643388 gene encoding universal stress protein A-like protein yields MAEGGAEGKAKRVMVAIDESESSHYALEWVLSNLRSSLSSSPLVVFTVQPYPEISYLNAASFGAPPMELIQTVQQHQKELALSLLEKAKEICIQHGVVAETISEVGDPKEAICEAVEKLKIDLLIVGSHGKGAIQRVFLGSISNYCVHNAKCPVLVVKKSV; encoded by the exons ATGGCTGAAGGCGGAGCAGAAGGCAAGGCGAAGAGGGTAATGGTGGCCATCGACGAGAGCGAATCCAGCCACTATGCCCTCGAATGGGTCCTCTCCAACCTCCGCAGCTCCCTTTCCTCATCACCTCTCGTCGTCTTCACGGTTCAGCCCTACCCCGAGATCAGCTACTTGAACGCCGCCTCCTTCGGCGCTCCTC CTATGGAGTTGATCCAGACGGTGCAACAACACCAGAAAGAGCTTGCACTTTCTCTGCTTGAGAAGGCGAAGGAGATCTGCATCCAGCATGGG GTAGTTGCAGAAACAATCTCTGAGGTAGGAGATCCAAAAGAAGCCATATGTGAAGCAGTTGAAAAGTTGAAAATTGACTTGCTTATTGTGGGAAGCCATGGTAAAGGAGCCATACAGAG GGTTTTCCTGGGGAGCATCAGCAATTACTGTGTGCATAATGCCAAGTGCCCTGTCCTCGTCGTGAAGAAGTCTGTATGA